From Sphingopyxis sp. MWB1, a single genomic window includes:
- the edd gene encoding phosphogluconate dehydratase — protein MTKLHPTIAAVTDRIVKRSAANRAAYLDLMDRQRDAGTNRGMLSCGNLAHGFAAAGDDKPVIRTGAAMNIGIVTAYNDMLSAHQPYGRYPEQIKLFAREVGATAQVAGGVPAMCDGVTQGQAGMDLSLFSRDNIAQATVIALSHAMFEGALLLGICDKIVPGLLIGALRFGHLPQILVPAGPMPSGLANKEKQRVRQLYAEGKATRDELLEAEAASYHSAGTCTFYGTANSNQMMMELMGLHVPGSAFVNPGMKLRQQLTRAATHRLAEIGWDGDDYRPLARCVDEKAIVNAVIGLLATGGSTNHAIHLPAIARAAGIVIDWQDFDELSRVVPLLARVYPNGAGDVNHFHAAGGIGFVVRELLDAGLLHGDILTIGGTMADYAAEPRLVDEELHWQAAPAETRDDTMLRPVAAPFSPDGGMRLLAGNLGRAILKTSAVDEDRWTIEAPARIFDDQNQVLAAFKAGELECDVVVVVRFQGPRANGMPELHKLTPALGVLQDKGFRVALLTDGRMSGASGKVPAVIHLSPEALPGAEGASGPIAYLQDGDMVRVCARKGEVVALVDEAEWAARTPATAPPPALGVGRELFALFRHHADEAEKGGSAILAAMEQVV, from the coding sequence ATGACGAAGCTTCACCCCACCATCGCTGCGGTCACTGACCGCATTGTCAAACGCAGCGCGGCCAACCGCGCCGCCTATCTGGACCTGATGGATCGCCAGCGCGATGCCGGGACCAACCGCGGGATGCTGTCGTGCGGCAACCTCGCGCATGGTTTTGCCGCGGCGGGCGACGACAAGCCCGTCATTCGTACCGGCGCCGCGATGAATATCGGGATCGTCACCGCCTATAATGACATGCTCTCGGCGCATCAGCCCTATGGCCGCTATCCCGAACAGATAAAGCTGTTCGCGCGCGAGGTCGGCGCAACCGCGCAGGTCGCGGGCGGCGTTCCCGCGATGTGCGACGGGGTGACGCAGGGGCAGGCCGGCATGGACCTGTCGCTGTTCAGCCGCGACAATATCGCGCAGGCCACGGTGATTGCATTGAGCCACGCGATGTTCGAGGGCGCGCTGCTGCTCGGCATCTGCGACAAGATCGTTCCGGGGCTGTTGATCGGCGCGCTGCGATTTGGCCATCTGCCGCAGATCCTTGTTCCCGCGGGACCAATGCCTTCGGGCCTCGCGAACAAGGAAAAGCAGCGCGTGCGCCAGCTATATGCCGAGGGGAAGGCGACGCGCGACGAACTGCTCGAGGCCGAGGCGGCGAGCTATCACAGCGCGGGCACCTGCACCTTTTACGGCACCGCCAATTCGAACCAGATGATGATGGAACTGATGGGGCTGCACGTCCCCGGCAGCGCCTTCGTCAATCCGGGAATGAAGCTGCGCCAGCAGCTGACGCGCGCCGCGACGCACCGCCTCGCCGAGATCGGGTGGGACGGTGACGATTATCGTCCGCTCGCGCGCTGCGTCGACGAAAAGGCGATCGTCAATGCGGTTATCGGCCTGCTCGCGACGGGCGGTTCGACCAACCATGCGATTCACCTGCCCGCCATCGCACGCGCGGCGGGCATCGTCATCGACTGGCAGGATTTCGACGAGCTGAGCCGCGTCGTCCCGTTGCTCGCGCGCGTCTATCCCAACGGTGCGGGCGACGTGAACCATTTCCACGCCGCTGGCGGGATCGGCTTTGTCGTCCGCGAGCTGCTGGACGCCGGCTTGCTCCACGGCGACATTCTGACCATCGGCGGAACGATGGCGGATTATGCCGCCGAGCCGCGCCTCGTCGACGAGGAGTTGCACTGGCAGGCAGCGCCCGCCGAAACGCGCGACGACACGATGCTGCGCCCCGTCGCCGCACCCTTTTCACCCGATGGCGGCATGCGCCTGCTTGCGGGCAATCTGGGCCGCGCGATCCTCAAGACAAGCGCGGTCGACGAGGATCGCTGGACGATCGAGGCGCCGGCCCGCATCTTCGACGATCAGAACCAGGTGCTCGCCGCCTTCAAGGCCGGCGAACTCGAATGCGATGTCGTCGTCGTCGTCCGCTTCCAGGGGCCGCGCGCGAACGGCATGCCCGAACTCCACAAGCTGACCCCTGCCTTGGGCGTGCTCCAGGACAAGGGCTTTCGCGTCGCGCTGCTCACCGACGGGCGCATGTCGGGCGCGAGCGGCAAGGTCCCCGCGGTGATCCACCTGTCGCCGGAGGCATTGCCCGGCGCAGAGGGCGCCAGCGGTCCGATCGCCTATCTGCAGGACGGCGACATGGTGCGCGTCTGCGCCCGCAAGGGAGAGGTCGTTGCGCTCGTCGACGAGGCCGAATGGGCCGCGCGCACCCCCGCCACGGCCCCGCCGCCCGCGCTCGGCGTCGGCCGCGAACTTTTCGCGCTCTTTCGCCACCACGCCGACGAAGCCGAAAAGGGCGGGTCGGCGATTTTGGCGGCGATGGAGCAAGTCGTTTAA
- the zwf gene encoding glucose-6-phosphate dehydrogenase, with amino-acid sequence MLFPSLYNLHMDGLLADGLTIIASGRSQMERAAFQDQVRASLAEYLAQDRFDSTVADAFLARIEYCAIDAKAATGYDDLAALLGARMERPIGVYLSTPPSMFGPIARGLNDAGIACAECRIAMEKPIGHDLASSRQVNADVGSAFAEDRIFRIDHYLGKETVQNLLALRFANMLFEPLWNAQAIDHVQITVAETVGLEGRVSYYDGVGALRDMVQNHMLQLLAIIAMEPPASVSSTAVRDEKVKLLRSLRKLTEADVRTHSVKGQYAAGAVGGEAVAGYADELGDASNTETFVALKAYIDNWRWKGVPFYLRTGKRMPRRKSEVLIQFKPVPHNIFARVGAPKLDANLMVINLQPEENIRVRVMAKQPGLDREGVKLRDVNLDVSLSHSFAGERRRIAYERLLLDFIEGDQTLFVRRDEVEAQWEWIDAIRDAWAAVDMTPQSYTAGSWGPSSSIALIERDGASWDD; translated from the coding sequence ATGCTCTTCCCCTCCCTCTATAATCTCCACATGGACGGGCTGCTCGCCGATGGGCTGACGATCATCGCTTCGGGCCGCTCGCAGATGGAGCGCGCCGCCTTTCAGGACCAGGTGCGCGCCAGCCTGGCGGAATATCTGGCGCAGGACCGGTTCGACAGCACGGTTGCCGATGCCTTCCTCGCGCGGATCGAATATTGCGCCATCGATGCCAAGGCCGCCACGGGCTATGACGATCTCGCCGCGCTTTTGGGCGCGCGGATGGAGCGGCCCATCGGCGTTTATCTCTCGACCCCGCCTTCCATGTTCGGTCCCATTGCCCGGGGGCTGAACGATGCCGGCATCGCCTGCGCCGAATGCCGTATCGCGATGGAAAAGCCCATCGGCCATGATCTTGCCTCCTCGCGGCAAGTCAATGCCGACGTCGGTTCGGCTTTCGCCGAGGATCGGATTTTCCGTATCGATCATTATCTGGGCAAGGAAACGGTGCAGAATCTGCTCGCGCTGCGCTTTGCCAACATGCTTTTCGAGCCGCTCTGGAATGCACAGGCGATCGACCATGTCCAGATTACGGTTGCGGAAACCGTCGGGCTGGAAGGGCGCGTTTCCTATTATGACGGCGTTGGCGCGCTGCGCGACATGGTGCAAAATCATATGCTCCAGCTTCTCGCCATCATCGCGATGGAGCCGCCCGCCAGCGTCAGTTCGACCGCGGTGCGCGATGAAAAGGTCAAGCTGCTGCGCAGCCTGCGCAAGCTGACCGAGGCCGATGTGCGCACGCACAGTGTGAAGGGGCAATATGCTGCGGGCGCGGTCGGCGGTGAAGCGGTCGCGGGCTATGCCGACGAGCTGGGCGATGCGTCGAATACCGAAACCTTTGTGGCGCTGAAGGCCTATATCGACAATTGGCGGTGGAAGGGTGTGCCCTTTTACCTGCGCACCGGCAAGCGCATGCCGCGCCGCAAATCCGAGGTGCTGATCCAGTTCAAGCCCGTGCCGCACAATATTTTCGCGCGCGTGGGCGCGCCCAAGCTCGATGCCAATCTGATGGTGATCAACCTTCAGCCCGAGGAGAATATTCGCGTTCGCGTCATGGCGAAACAGCCCGGACTGGACCGCGAGGGCGTCAAGCTGCGCGACGTCAATCTCGACGTCTCGCTCTCGCACAGCTTTGCCGGGGAACGGCGGCGCATCGCTTATGAGCGGTTGCTGCTCGATTTTATCGAGGGCGACCAGACGCTCTTCGTTCGCCGGGACGAGGTCGAGGCGCAATGGGAGTGGATCGACGCCATCCGTGACGCCTGGGCGGCGGTCGATATGACACCCCAAAGCTACACGGCGGGAAGCTGGGGGCCCAGCTCCTCCATCGCGCTGATCGAGCGCGACGGCGCAAGCTGGGATGATTGA
- the glpD gene encoding glycerol-3-phosphate dehydrogenase gives MAMADAPSPYDLIVIGGGVNGAGVARDAAGRGARVLLLEQDDLAAGTSSASTKLIHGGLRYLEHYEFALVREALKEREILWGIAPHIIWPMRFILPYRDGLRPRWLLRLGLFLYDHIGGRRKLPATRSIALAGHEAGAALKPDYVHGFEYSDAWVDDARLVLLNARDAADKGARVRVRTRAEMLRCEGGQWIVEARDDKGHAYRFTARSIVNAAGPSVIDLLKRADADADYGMRLVRGSHIVVPRKFEHDHAYFFQLPDGRIFFAIPYERDFTLIGTTDADHEGTLADIRASDEEIAYLCEGASEYFRTPVTPADVVWTYSGVRPLVDDGSGKPEAATRGYRIDVDLEEGAPLLTIYGGKITSYRHVAEEAVDALAAHVPALSGKPWTARTPLPGGDFPVEGQALLAEEYRRAHPFLPPATIDRIAKAYGTDARRWLGGAQDWDALGGEIAHGLSQAELRWMIGREWARTSEDILWRRSKLGLLFNAEEKARLDALVAGLVARLPPEE, from the coding sequence ATGGCAATGGCAGATGCACCTTCCCCCTATGACCTGATCGTGATCGGCGGCGGCGTGAATGGCGCCGGGGTTGCGCGCGATGCGGCGGGGCGCGGGGCGCGCGTCCTACTCCTCGAACAAGATGACCTCGCCGCCGGGACATCCTCCGCCTCGACCAAGCTCATCCATGGCGGACTGCGCTATCTGGAACATTATGAATTTGCGCTGGTGCGCGAGGCGCTGAAGGAACGCGAGATCCTGTGGGGAATCGCTCCGCACATCATCTGGCCGATGCGCTTCATCCTGCCCTATCGCGATGGCCTGCGCCCGCGCTGGCTGCTGCGGCTCGGCCTGTTCCTCTATGATCATATCGGCGGGCGCAGGAAACTGCCCGCGACACGCTCGATCGCGCTTGCGGGGCATGAGGCGGGGGCTGCGCTGAAGCCCGATTATGTCCATGGCTTTGAATATTCCGACGCCTGGGTCGATGATGCGCGGCTCGTCCTCCTCAACGCCCGCGATGCCGCCGACAAGGGCGCGCGGGTGCGCGTGCGGACCCGCGCCGAAATGCTGCGCTGCGAGGGCGGACAATGGATTGTCGAGGCCCGCGATGACAAGGGCCATGCCTATCGCTTCACCGCCCGCAGCATCGTCAATGCTGCCGGCCCTTCGGTGATCGACCTGTTGAAACGCGCCGATGCCGATGCCGATTATGGCATGCGGCTGGTGCGCGGATCGCATATCGTCGTGCCCCGGAAGTTCGAGCATGACCATGCCTATTTCTTTCAGCTGCCCGATGGCCGGATTTTCTTTGCCATTCCCTATGAGCGCGACTTCACGCTGATCGGCACCACCGATGCCGACCATGAGGGGACGCTCGCCGATATTCGCGCCAGCGACGAAGAAATCGCTTATCTGTGCGAGGGGGCGAGCGAATATTTCCGCACCCCGGTCACCCCGGCCGATGTGGTGTGGACCTATTCCGGCGTGCGCCCGCTGGTCGACGATGGGTCGGGCAAACCCGAAGCGGCAACGCGCGGCTATCGCATCGATGTCGATCTGGAGGAAGGCGCGCCCTTGCTCACCATCTATGGCGGCAAGATTACCAGCTATCGCCATGTCGCCGAAGAAGCCGTCGATGCGCTGGCGGCGCATGTTCCCGCCCTGTCGGGCAAGCCATGGACGGCGCGCACGCCGCTGCCCGGCGGCGATTTTCCGGTGGAAGGTCAGGCGCTGCTCGCAGAGGAATATCGGCGCGCGCACCCCTTTTTGCCGCCAGCCACCATCGACCGCATCGCAAAAGCCTATGGCACCGACGCCCGGCGCTGGCTGGGCGGCGCGCAGGATTGGGATGCGCTGGGCGGCGAAATCGCCCATGGATTGTCGCAGGCAGAGCTGCGCTGGATGATCGGGCGCGAATGGGCGCGCACGAGCGAGGATATTTTGTGGCGGCGCAGCAAGCTGGGGCTGCTTTTCAATGCCGAGGAAAAAGCAAGGCTCGATGCGCTGGTCGCCGGCCTCGTCGCGCGGCTGCCCCCGGAAGAGTGA
- the ahpF gene encoding alkyl hydroperoxide reductase subunit F, producing MLDANLKQQLQAYLANIREPIELVSSLDDGAKSAELASLLDEIASLSDKVSVTRADDDARRPSFLIRRTGDPAVAVRFAGIPLGHEFTSLVLALLQVGGHPPKTDAELIEQVRALDGDYHFETYFSLSCQNCPDIVQALNLMSVINPRITHTAIDGSLFQAEVEERQVMAVPTIFLNGENFGQGRMELEQILAKLDTGAEARAAEKIAAKDPFDVLVVGGGPAGAAAAIYAARKGIRTGIAAERFGGQVLDTMAIENFISVQHTEGPKLVAQLEQHVKDYDVDVMNLQRAEKLVPAAREGGLHEVVLANGASLKARTVILSTGARWRQMGVPGEEEYRNKGVAYCPHCDGPLYKGKRVAVIGGGNSGVEAAIDLAGIVAHVTLIEFDSELRADAVLQRKLASLPNVKIITSALTTEVVGDGARVTGLTYKDRNKDALHQIELEGVFVQIGLVPNTEWLAGAVTLSQRGEIEVDHRGETSQPGIFAAGDCTTVPYKQIVIAMGEGSKAALSAFDYMIRLPAEAELEMA from the coding sequence ATGCTCGACGCCAATCTGAAGCAGCAGCTTCAAGCCTATCTTGCGAATATTCGCGAACCGATCGAACTTGTCTCGTCGCTCGACGATGGCGCCAAATCGGCCGAGCTGGCGAGCCTCCTCGACGAAATCGCGTCGCTGTCCGACAAGGTCAGCGTCACCCGCGCCGACGATGACGCGCGCCGCCCCAGCTTCCTGATCCGTCGCACCGGCGATCCCGCGGTCGCGGTCCGCTTTGCCGGCATTCCGCTGGGCCATGAATTTACCTCGCTCGTCCTGGCGCTGCTGCAGGTTGGCGGGCACCCGCCCAAGACCGACGCGGAGCTGATCGAGCAGGTGCGCGCGCTCGACGGTGATTATCATTTCGAAACCTATTTTTCGCTGTCGTGCCAGAATTGCCCCGACATCGTTCAGGCGCTCAATCTGATGAGCGTGATCAACCCGCGCATCACCCATACCGCGATCGACGGCAGCCTGTTCCAGGCGGAAGTCGAAGAGCGGCAGGTGATGGCGGTGCCGACCATTTTCCTTAACGGCGAAAATTTCGGCCAGGGCCGGATGGAGCTGGAACAGATATTGGCCAAGCTCGATACTGGCGCCGAGGCACGGGCTGCGGAGAAAATCGCCGCCAAGGATCCCTTCGACGTTCTCGTCGTCGGCGGCGGTCCCGCCGGGGCGGCGGCGGCCATTTATGCCGCCCGCAAGGGCATTCGCACCGGCATCGCCGCCGAACGCTTTGGCGGGCAGGTACTCGACACCATGGCGATCGAAAATTTCATCTCGGTCCAGCATACCGAAGGGCCGAAGCTCGTCGCGCAGCTTGAGCAACATGTGAAGGATTATGACGTTGATGTCATGAATCTGCAGCGCGCCGAAAAGCTGGTCCCGGCGGCGCGCGAAGGCGGGCTGCACGAAGTGGTGCTCGCCAATGGCGCCTCGCTGAAGGCGCGCACCGTCATCCTGTCGACCGGCGCCCGCTGGCGGCAGATGGGCGTTCCCGGCGAGGAGGAATATCGCAACAAGGGCGTGGCCTATTGCCCGCACTGCGATGGCCCGCTGTACAAGGGCAAGCGTGTCGCCGTGATTGGCGGCGGCAATTCGGGGGTCGAGGCAGCGATCGACCTTGCGGGCATCGTCGCCCATGTCACGCTGATCGAATTTGACAGCGAATTGCGCGCCGATGCGGTGCTCCAGCGCAAGCTTGCCAGCCTGCCCAATGTGAAGATCATCACCTCGGCGTTGACCACCGAAGTGGTGGGCGATGGCGCCAGGGTGACCGGGCTGACGTACAAGGATCGCAACAAGGACGCGCTGCACCAGATCGAACTGGAAGGCGTGTTCGTCCAGATCGGCCTTGTCCCCAACACCGAATGGCTGGCGGGCGCGGTGACGCTGTCGCAGCGCGGCGAGATCGAGGTCGACCATCGCGGCGAAACCAGCCAGCCCGGCATTTTCGCGGCGGGCGATTGCACGACCGTCCCCTATAAGCAAATTGTCATCGCCATGGGCGAAGGGTCAAAGGCGGCGCTGTCGGCGTTTGATTATATGATCCGTCTGCCCGCCGAGGCCGAACTCGAAATGGCTTGA
- the ahpC gene encoding alkyl hydroperoxide reductase subunit C, which yields MSVLNTTLKPFQATAYKQGKFVDISDEDVKGKWAVFFFYPADFTFVCPTELEDLADIYPQLQKMDVEVYAVSTDTHFCHKAWHDTSPAIGKIDYYMVGDQNHVISNNFEVLRPGVGLADRGTFVLDPQGEIQLLEITPEGVGRNAAELLRKIKALQYWVSHPGEVCPAKWEEGAETLAPSLDLVGKI from the coding sequence ATGTCGGTTCTCAACACCACCCTCAAACCTTTCCAGGCCACGGCCTACAAGCAGGGCAAGTTCGTCGACATCAGCGACGAGGATGTGAAGGGCAAATGGGCGGTCTTCTTCTTCTACCCCGCCGACTTCACCTTCGTTTGCCCGACCGAACTCGAAGATCTGGCGGACATCTATCCGCAGCTTCAGAAAATGGACGTCGAAGTTTATGCCGTGTCGACCGACACGCATTTCTGCCACAAGGCTTGGCATGACACCTCGCCGGCCATCGGCAAGATCGACTATTATATGGTCGGCGACCAGAACCATGTGATTTCGAACAATTTCGAAGTGCTCCGTCCCGGCGTCGGCCTGGCCGACCGCGGCACCTTCGTCCTTGATCCGCAGGGCGAAATCCAGCTTCTCGAAATCACGCCCGAAGGTGTGGGCCGCAACGCTGCCGAATTGCTCCGCAAGATCAAGGCGCTGCAATATTGGGTCAGCCACCCCGGCGAAGTTTGCCCCGCCAAGTGGGAAGAAGGCGCAGAGACGCTGGCTCCCTCGCTGGACCTCGTCGGCAAAATCTAA
- a CDS encoding TetR/AcrR family transcriptional regulator, which translates to MAKIPTIRRRDAAATRAAILEAAHQRFLRENYDSVGLRDIAGDAGVDAALISRYFGGKEGLFRETVLHQKEGGAPFQDAKSAAELPAVLAQVVLEDADEDRMRRMEMFIIMLRSASSPRAGAIIRDLVQQQVLEPLTALIDDEHGEMRAHMMLAILMGISVLRTIMKVDRFNADDAEADVCAESFRHLFETALKG; encoded by the coding sequence ATGGCCAAGATTCCCACGATCCGCAGACGCGATGCGGCGGCGACGCGCGCCGCGATCCTGGAGGCGGCGCATCAGCGCTTTCTTCGCGAAAATTATGACAGTGTCGGGTTACGCGATATTGCGGGCGATGCTGGCGTCGATGCCGCCTTGATCAGCCGCTATTTCGGAGGGAAAGAAGGACTTTTTCGCGAAACAGTCCTGCACCAAAAGGAAGGGGGCGCGCCTTTCCAAGACGCCAAGAGCGCCGCCGAACTCCCTGCGGTTTTGGCGCAGGTGGTGCTGGAGGACGCCGATGAAGACCGCATGCGGCGCATGGAAATGTTCATCATCATGCTACGGTCGGCTTCTTCGCCGCGAGCGGGCGCTATTATTCGCGATCTCGTTCAGCAACAGGTGCTCGAACCGCTCACCGCCCTGATCGACGACGAGCATGGCGAAATGCGCGCGCATATGATGCTCGCCATATTAATGGGGATCAGCGTTCTGCGAACCATCATGAAGGTGGATCGGTTCAACGCGGACGATGCTGAAGCCGACGTGTGCGCCGAAAGTTTTCGCCATCTCTTTGAAACGGCTTTGAAAGGCTGA
- a CDS encoding efflux RND transporter periplasmic adaptor subunit has product MSMRPLLAPLMLLLSLSLAACSSGEEAQGGPPALPVTVAQPLVREVTEWDDYVGRFEAVSSVDVRPRATGYLQRSHFTDGQYVRARQLLFTIDARPTQAALDQARAQLARAKATLVNARTELARSETLAKSQAASVEEVEQRRATVRAGEADVAAAQAAVRAAQLNVGFTRVTAPISGRVSQRMVDPGNAVTADQTVLTRIVSTNPMHFLFQGSEASLLQYERQGDTLQNAPVRIRLQGEEDYRIHGRIDFVDNALSDGSGTIAVRAVVPNSDGKLRPGMFGQLQLAASAPRASLMVPATAIVTDGARRLVYVIGKGDVVQARAVELGPVIDGLRVIRSGITAQDRVIVNGIQRAQPGKPAKVQPGRIGPDGKVGPAAGGGQAAPAAKAPEKAAPAADSEKGAAEAPAAKAKEAAQ; this is encoded by the coding sequence ATGTCCATGCGCCCGCTCCTTGCGCCCCTGATGTTGCTGCTGTCCTTGTCGCTTGCCGCCTGTTCGAGTGGGGAGGAAGCGCAAGGAGGTCCGCCCGCTTTGCCCGTGACCGTGGCGCAGCCGCTGGTTCGCGAAGTGACCGAATGGGATGATTATGTCGGACGGTTCGAGGCCGTGAGCAGCGTCGATGTACGCCCGCGCGCCACGGGCTATCTGCAGCGGTCACACTTCACCGATGGTCAATATGTCCGCGCAAGGCAATTGCTTTTCACCATCGACGCGCGCCCGACACAGGCAGCCCTCGATCAGGCACGCGCGCAGCTTGCGCGGGCGAAAGCGACGCTGGTCAATGCGCGCACCGAATTGGCGCGGTCGGAAACCTTGGCCAAATCGCAGGCCGCGAGTGTCGAGGAAGTCGAACAGCGCCGCGCCACTGTGCGCGCGGGCGAAGCCGATGTCGCCGCCGCCCAGGCCGCCGTGCGCGCCGCGCAGCTCAATGTCGGCTTCACCCGCGTTACCGCCCCCATTTCGGGCCGCGTGTCGCAGCGCATGGTCGACCCCGGCAATGCGGTTACCGCCGACCAGACGGTGCTGACCCGGATCGTTTCGACGAATCCGATGCATTTCCTGTTCCAGGGGTCGGAAGCCAGCCTGCTGCAATATGAACGGCAGGGCGATACGCTGCAAAATGCCCCGGTCCGCATCCGCCTGCAGGGGGAGGAGGATTATCGCATCCATGGCCGCATCGACTTTGTCGACAATGCGCTGTCCGACGGGTCGGGCACGATTGCGGTGCGCGCAGTTGTTCCCAATTCGGACGGGAAATTGCGTCCCGGCATGTTCGGCCAGCTCCAGCTTGCCGCATCGGCCCCGCGCGCCTCGCTGATGGTCCCGGCAACCGCCATCGTAACCGACGGCGCGCGCCGCCTTGTCTATGTCATCGGCAAGGGCGATGTGGTGCAGGCCCGTGCTGTCGAGCTTGGCCCCGTGATCGACGGACTGCGCGTTATCCGTTCGGGCATCACCGCCCAGGACCGGGTGATCGTCAACGGCATTCAGCGCGCCCAGCCCGGCAAGCCTGCCAAGGTGCAGCCCGGCCGCATCGGCCCCGATGGCAAGGTCGGGCCCGCAGCGGGTGGCGGTCAGGCCGCCCCGGCAGCGAAAGCGCCGGAAAAGGCCGCGCCAGCCGCCGATAGCGAAAAGGGCGCCGCAGAGGCCCCCGCCGCCAAGGCAAAGGAAGCCGCTCAGTGA